The following are encoded in a window of Chryseobacterium sp. genomic DNA:
- a CDS encoding ribonuclease E/G: MKKELIISHEGGRSKIALLEDGRLFELHEEEDKSDFVVGDLFIGKVKKLAPNLNAAFVSIGYEKDAFLHYQDLGPQYLTYKKFLKDTLARKQQDSSLKNFEIQPEINKNGVVDKVLSKDDSVILQITKEPISTKGPRISTQISLTGRFLVLIPFDKSVSISKKIESAEERDRLRTLIESIKPEGFGVIIRTVAEGKKVAELHNDMNQLVQKWENTFRNIQKNKVPSKILSEEGKAAAILRDNFNSDFVSIICDDEEMVTEMKAYLEVIAPERKNIVQFYDKPTPLMEYYNVEKQLKQSFGKHVNIPSSKGAYLVIEHTEALHVIDVNSGNNISSGAAGNREHALHVNRLAATEIARQLRLRDMGGIIVVDFIDMVNADHRRELFEHLKNEMSRDKARHKILPPSKFGLIQMTRQRTRPENQIETKEENPNAAGEILAPIVVVERMEEMIRTLMQTEKGKIFLHVHPFVEAYLTKGLMSIQTKWYLKYKKWVTIIPRDSFKYLEYKLINANKEELMSYSN, encoded by the coding sequence ATGAAGAAAGAACTGATAATATCACATGAAGGCGGGCGCTCTAAAATAGCCCTGCTGGAAGATGGGCGTCTGTTTGAACTCCACGAAGAGGAGGACAAAAGCGACTTTGTGGTAGGCGATCTTTTTATTGGCAAGGTGAAGAAACTGGCTCCCAACCTCAATGCAGCCTTCGTAAGCATCGGTTATGAAAAAGATGCTTTTCTGCATTATCAGGACCTGGGTCCCCAGTACCTGACCTACAAAAAGTTCCTGAAAGACACCCTTGCACGTAAGCAGCAGGATTCCTCGCTCAAGAATTTCGAGATTCAGCCGGAGATCAATAAAAATGGTGTTGTAGATAAAGTTCTGAGCAAGGACGACAGTGTCATCCTGCAGATTACCAAAGAACCTATCTCTACCAAGGGACCGCGAATTTCCACCCAGATTTCCCTCACAGGCCGTTTCCTGGTCCTGATCCCTTTTGACAAAAGTGTTTCCATTTCCAAAAAAATTGAAAGTGCCGAAGAGCGCGACCGCCTCCGGACACTTATTGAAAGTATTAAACCGGAAGGTTTTGGTGTCATTATACGCACCGTAGCCGAAGGAAAGAAAGTGGCCGAACTCCACAACGATATGAACCAGCTGGTTCAGAAATGGGAAAACACATTCCGGAACATCCAGAAGAATAAGGTACCGAGCAAGATTCTGAGCGAAGAGGGAAAAGCCGCGGCCATCCTCCGGGACAATTTCAACTCTGATTTTGTGTCCATCATCTGCGATGACGAGGAAATGGTTACCGAAATGAAAGCCTACCTGGAAGTAATTGCTCCCGAAAGGAAGAACATTGTACAGTTTTACGACAAACCCACTCCACTGATGGAATATTATAACGTGGAGAAGCAACTGAAGCAAAGCTTTGGTAAACACGTAAACATTCCTTCGTCCAAAGGGGCTTACCTCGTTATTGAACATACCGAAGCTCTGCATGTTATTGATGTAAACTCCGGGAATAACATCAGCTCCGGGGCGGCAGGCAACCGCGAACACGCGCTGCATGTAAACCGGTTGGCAGCTACGGAGATAGCCCGCCAACTCCGCCTGCGCGACATGGGTGGAATAATTGTGGTGGATTTCATCGATATGGTGAATGCCGACCACCGCCGCGAACTTTTTGAGCATCTGAAAAATGAAATGAGCCGCGATAAAGCCAGGCACAAAATACTGCCGCCCAGCAAATTTGGCCTTATACAGATGACAAGGCAGAGAACCCGGCCCGAAAACCAGATCGAGACCAAGGAGGAGAATCCAAATGCCGCCGGCGAAATTCTGGCACCCATAGTGGTGGTGGAACGTATGGAGGAGATGATTCGGACACTGATGCAAACCGAAAAAGGAAAGATTTTCCTGCATGTGCATCCGTTTGTAGAGGCCTACCTTACCAAAGGCCTGATGAGCATACAAACCAAATGGTACCTGAAATACAAAAAATGGGTAACCATTATTCCGCGTGATTCATTCAAATACCTGGAATACAAACTGATCAATGCAAACAAGGAAGAGCTCATGAGCTACTCCAACTGA
- a CDS encoding peptidylprolyl isomerase encodes MTNKINFSLFLGIFFTFLSASASAQLEKGKLVDGIAAVIGNEIILESDINEQMNYAAQQGSAAANKCQVMESIINNKIVVYEAKRDTLIENRSAAIKENAGLKYNQILGQFPDEKTMLAAYKFRTAYEMKTAIEKIDSDQYYGQAKYQRITEKADVTPNEVTDFYNTYRLQLPEVKDEVTLAQISIYPKLTEAHKEEIINRLKKIKQDILNGESFDSQARIYSEDPGSAPNGGLMKNISKGQMVKPFEAAALNLQEGEISDPVESEFGYHIIKLERRAGKIYDARHILIAATPTAEEIEAARKELDAIKTSIEEGKMTFKDAAFKYSDDKRTKFNAGVLTDNNGSDRMERLSLSPTLGYQIAGLNKGDITDVFEDELNRRKAVSIVKIEEVIPAHQLTIETDYDRIKQLALNRKRNEMVDKWIKQRLPNIFISIDNRYAECSFQPELQKSVLTK; translated from the coding sequence ATGACAAACAAAATAAATTTTTCCCTGTTTCTGGGGATTTTCTTTACTTTTTTATCGGCTTCTGCTTCCGCACAGCTGGAGAAAGGTAAACTCGTAGACGGTATCGCAGCTGTGATCGGTAACGAAATCATACTGGAATCGGATATTAACGAGCAGATGAACTATGCCGCCCAGCAGGGAAGTGCCGCCGCCAATAAATGCCAGGTGATGGAGAGTATCATCAACAACAAGATTGTTGTTTACGAAGCAAAAAGGGATACCCTTATTGAAAACCGCAGCGCTGCGATAAAGGAGAATGCCGGTTTGAAATATAATCAGATCCTGGGGCAGTTTCCGGACGAAAAAACAATGCTTGCCGCCTACAAATTCCGGACAGCCTATGAAATGAAGACGGCGATCGAGAAGATAGACAGTGACCAGTACTACGGTCAGGCAAAGTACCAGAGGATTACTGAAAAGGCTGATGTAACGCCAAACGAAGTTACGGACTTTTATAATACCTATAGACTGCAGCTTCCCGAGGTAAAGGATGAGGTAACTCTGGCTCAGATCAGCATTTATCCCAAACTTACAGAAGCTCACAAAGAAGAAATCATCAACAGGCTTAAGAAGATTAAGCAGGACATCCTGAACGGTGAAAGCTTCGACAGCCAGGCCAGAATATATTCTGAAGATCCGGGTTCCGCACCAAATGGCGGTCTTATGAAGAATATTTCCAAAGGACAGATGGTAAAACCCTTTGAAGCCGCAGCCTTAAACCTTCAGGAAGGTGAAATTTCGGATCCTGTAGAATCGGAGTTCGGTTATCATATCATTAAACTGGAGCGAAGAGCCGGAAAAATCTATGATGCGAGACATATTCTGATTGCTGCCACCCCAACAGCAGAAGAGATAGAGGCAGCCCGTAAGGAACTGGATGCCATCAAGACCTCTATTGAGGAGGGTAAGATGACCTTCAAAGATGCGGCATTCAAGTATTCGGACGATAAGCGAACCAAATTCAACGCCGGTGTTCTTACAGACAATAACGGGTCCGACCGTATGGAAAGGCTTTCGCTTTCACCAACGCTGGGATATCAGATCGCAGGACTTAACAAAGGCGACATCACCGATGTTTTTGAAGATGAACTGAACCGCCGCAAAGCTGTGAGCATCGTGAAAATTGAGGAAGTGATTCCTGCCCATCAGCTTACCATTGAAACCGATTACGACCGTATCAAGCAACTGGCTTTAAACAGAAAGCGTAATGAAATGGTAGATAAATGGATTAAGCAGAGATTGCCCAATATCTTTATCTCCATTGATAACCGTTATGCGGAATGCAGCTTCCAGCCGGAACTTCAGAAATCAGTACTGACAAAATAA
- a CDS encoding YceI family protein, giving the protein MRNSATFKILVLAFGLFTGLANAQAITGKSTKVSVDGTSPMHDWTMTSNAATFSGTVSGTAITNVKFVMPAKNLKSTKGKMMDNKAYNALQAAKHPNITFTATSMNIGKGTVTGKMTIAGVTKNASIPVTVVKNGASYSITGTEKMNLSDFGMERPGFMGVKTGDAITVTVNITAN; this is encoded by the coding sequence ATGAGAAATTCAGCAACATTCAAGATTCTTGTCCTGGCCTTCGGACTTTTCACAGGTTTAGCAAACGCGCAGGCCATAACAGGAAAAAGTACTAAAGTTAGTGTAGACGGAACCTCACCTATGCATGACTGGACGATGACTTCAAATGCAGCTACCTTTAGCGGAACAGTAAGCGGAACTGCGATCACCAACGTAAAGTTTGTGATGCCCGCAAAAAATCTGAAAAGTACAAAAGGGAAGATGATGGACAATAAGGCATACAACGCCCTGCAGGCAGCCAAACATCCCAATATTACTTTCACTGCCACATCGATGAATATCGGTAAGGGAACCGTAACCGGCAAGATGACCATTGCAGGGGTAACCAAGAATGCATCAATTCCTGTAACAGTGGTTAAGAATGGTGCTTCTTACAGCATTACTGGTACCGAAAAAATGAACCTGTCCGATTTTGGAATGGAAAGACCCGGGTTTATGGGAGTAAAAACCGGCGATGCAATTACAGTAACTGTAAACATCACTGCCAACTAA
- the gldD gene encoding gliding motility lipoprotein GldD, with product MFKKLILILLTGFLFSCGKDSVPKPKGDLRLEYPEPKYVQFTQPCPFTFEYSDFSVITDAKKQRNCWYYINYNGMKGKVFLTYYPIKDDFEAHVKESEKMVYEHTVKASSIETKSFQYPEKRVFGNFYELKGQSASNLQFYITDSTRHFVTAYLYFNSRPKPDSLAPAVDYVKRDMLHLIDTFEWK from the coding sequence ATGTTTAAAAAACTCATTCTCATTTTATTAACCGGTTTCCTGTTTTCATGCGGGAAAGATTCAGTGCCGAAGCCTAAAGGAGACCTTCGTCTGGAGTATCCGGAACCTAAATATGTTCAGTTTACACAGCCCTGTCCGTTTACTTTTGAATATTCAGACTTTTCTGTAATAACAGATGCCAAGAAGCAGAGGAACTGCTGGTACTATATCAATTATAACGGAATGAAGGGTAAGGTTTTCCTTACCTACTATCCAATCAAAGACGACTTTGAAGCACATGTAAAAGAATCTGAGAAAATGGTGTATGAACATACCGTGAAGGCCAGTTCCATTGAAACCAAGTCTTTTCAGTACCCCGAGAAAAGGGTTTTCGGTAATTTTTATGAGCTGAAAGGACAAAGTGCCTCCAATCTTCAGTTCTATATTACAGACAGTACCCGGCATTTCGTAACCGCTTACCTGTATTTCAATTCACGCCCAAAACCGGATTCTCTGGCGCCTGCGGTTGATTATGTAAAACGCGATATGCTGCATCTTATCGATACCTTTGAATGGAAATAA
- a CDS encoding rhodanese-like domain-containing protein → MDSINEILSSGDYHLIDVREPMELEMDGKIEDARNIPLGELEERKQEVTNLNGNIIFFCRSGNRSGKAVDYFKSQGMTNVYNGGGYGDMKNALEQN, encoded by the coding sequence ATGGATTCAATAAACGAAATTTTAAGCTCCGGCGACTACCACCTTATAGATGTGCGCGAACCTATGGAACTGGAGATGGACGGCAAAATAGAAGATGCCCGCAACATACCCTTGGGCGAGCTGGAAGAGCGTAAACAGGAGGTAACCAATCTGAACGGAAACATCATCTTCTTCTGCAGAAGCGGAAACCGCAGTGGTAAGGCTGTAGACTATTTTAAATCGCAGGGCATGACTAATGTCTATAACGGTGGCGGCTACGGTGATATGAAGAATGCGCTGGAGCAGAACTGA
- a CDS encoding PfkB family carbohydrate kinase, with product MKLLVVGSVAFDAIETPFGKTDKILGGAATYIGLAASLMNVKSGIVSVVGGDFPDEYMNLLESRGVNTDGIEMIESGKTFFWSGKYHNDLNSRDTLVTEVNVLENFDPKIPASMEDSEVLLLGNLHPGVQLSVLEKMKNRPKLVILDTMNFWMDSAMDVLTQMIAKTDVITINDEEARQLSGEYSLVKAAKKIHAMGPAFVIIKKGEHGALLFHEGRIFAIPAMPLEEVFDPTGAGDTFAGGFASYLVKKGKFDFETMKSALIAGSALASFTVEKFGTERLKEITEAELGERIQQFKELTTFEAEV from the coding sequence ATGAAATTACTCGTAGTAGGCAGCGTAGCTTTTGACGCTATAGAAACTCCATTCGGAAAAACAGATAAAATCCTGGGTGGTGCCGCCACTTATATTGGTCTGGCAGCCTCTTTAATGAATGTAAAATCCGGCATTGTTTCCGTAGTGGGAGGTGATTTTCCCGATGAGTATATGAACCTGCTGGAATCACGCGGCGTAAACACCGACGGCATTGAAATGATTGAAAGCGGTAAAACCTTTTTTTGGAGCGGTAAATATCATAATGACCTTAATTCCCGCGATACTCTGGTAACGGAAGTGAACGTGCTGGAGAATTTTGACCCTAAAATACCGGCCTCTATGGAAGATTCCGAGGTTCTGCTGCTGGGTAACCTGCATCCGGGTGTACAGCTGTCTGTGCTCGAAAAGATGAAGAACAGGCCAAAACTGGTAATCCTGGATACGATGAATTTCTGGATGGATTCAGCAATGGATGTCCTGACGCAGATGATTGCAAAAACCGATGTAATCACGATTAACGATGAAGAAGCCAGGCAGCTTTCAGGAGAATATTCGCTGGTGAAGGCCGCCAAGAAAATCCACGCTATGGGTCCGGCGTTCGTGATCATCAAGAAAGGAGAGCACGGCGCCCTGCTTTTCCATGAGGGACGTATCTTCGCTATCCCGGCCATGCCGCTGGAGGAAGTATTTGATCCGACCGGTGCGGGCGACACCTTTGCGGGCGGATTTGCTTCTTATCTTGTTAAGAAAGGGAAGTTTGATTTTGAAACCATGAAATCAGCTCTAATCGCGGGATCGGCGCTGGCTTCTTTCACGGTTGAGAAATTTGGCACCGAAAGACTGAAGGAAATCACCGAAGCCGAACTGGGTGAAAGGATTCAGCAGTTTAAGGAACTCACCACTTTTGAAGCGGAGGTTTAA
- the mutY gene encoding A/G-specific adenine glycosylase → MKNYKQNADFLYLGKALVAWFHIHGRDLPFRKTSDPYKVWICEIIFQQTRIQQGLNHYYKFTERFPDVRTLAEAEADEVMLYWKGLGYYSRALNLQKAARQIMADFGGVFPSQYQDILSLSGVGPYTAAAVSSICFGMHIPAVDGNFYRVLSRVFADGTDISHSSSFTYFSELALRMMPPGEAGTFNEAVMDLGSEICRPRNPLCDQCPLQRDCRAFQLGRIADFPVRKKKTVVKELKLKYYFVRFGNEILIRRRSENHIWKKLYEFPDELPTNYRTVVMEANTVYHKLSHRNLSIDFVDVFPENRKEFEELASTGGYQIVSLQGSLLHSFPKPLENYIALQAGRALS, encoded by the coding sequence TTGAAAAACTACAAACAAAACGCTGATTTTCTTTACCTTGGTAAGGCGCTGGTGGCCTGGTTCCACATTCACGGACGCGATTTGCCATTCAGAAAAACCAGTGATCCCTATAAGGTCTGGATCTGCGAAATTATCTTTCAGCAAACACGCATTCAGCAGGGTTTAAATCATTACTATAAGTTCACCGAACGTTTTCCCGATGTGCGTACTCTTGCCGAGGCCGAAGCAGACGAGGTAATGCTTTACTGGAAAGGCCTGGGATACTACTCCCGGGCGCTGAATTTGCAGAAAGCTGCCCGGCAGATTATGGCGGATTTTGGAGGCGTTTTCCCCAGTCAGTACCAAGATATACTGTCCTTATCGGGAGTGGGCCCATATACCGCGGCTGCAGTGTCCAGTATTTGCTTCGGAATGCATATCCCGGCGGTGGACGGTAATTTTTACAGGGTATTGTCCAGAGTCTTTGCAGACGGGACAGATATTTCACACAGCAGCTCCTTTACCTACTTTTCGGAACTTGCTTTAAGGATGATGCCCCCGGGTGAAGCCGGAACTTTTAATGAAGCCGTAATGGACCTGGGTTCAGAAATATGCCGTCCACGAAATCCGCTTTGTGATCAATGTCCGCTGCAGAGGGACTGCCGCGCGTTCCAGCTTGGCCGTATTGCGGATTTTCCTGTGAGGAAAAAGAAGACTGTTGTAAAAGAGCTTAAGCTTAAGTACTATTTCGTAAGGTTTGGAAATGAAATTCTTATCCGTCGGCGCTCCGAAAATCATATATGGAAAAAACTTTACGAATTTCCGGACGAACTTCCAACGAACTATAGGACGGTTGTAATGGAAGCCAATACCGTCTATCATAAACTTTCACACCGTAACCTAAGTATTGATTTTGTGGATGTATTCCCTGAAAACCGAAAGGAGTTTGAGGAATTAGCTTCTACGGGTGGCTATCAGATCGTCTCCCTGCAGGGCAGTTTACTGCACTCCTTTCCTAAGCCCCTGGAGAATTATATTGCATTGCAGGCAGGCAGAGCTTTGTCATAG
- a CDS encoding NUDIX hydrolase: MGIYARDLVLKIQQAELEGENAHAVYSPPYRPLFSYEEIMNRAPKFAAVNIVLYLKDNEWFFPLIVRSKNERDRHSGQISLPGGKKEESDRDFEHTARRETSEEMGIEQHYLRTIRELSPIYIPPSNFYVRPFISYTRKNPTFVLQETEAVELIEFPVSSLLSLSEQPAMAVLPGSNGVEVPVISFNGYMIWGATSMILSEFSTLLKKL, translated from the coding sequence ATGGGAATATATGCAAGAGACCTCGTACTGAAAATTCAGCAGGCCGAACTGGAAGGCGAGAACGCACATGCGGTGTACTCGCCGCCCTACAGACCTTTATTTTCCTACGAAGAAATAATGAACCGGGCACCAAAATTTGCGGCAGTGAATATTGTGCTGTACCTGAAAGATAACGAGTGGTTTTTTCCGCTTATCGTACGAAGTAAAAACGAACGCGACCGGCACAGTGGCCAGATATCACTGCCCGGCGGCAAAAAAGAAGAGTCCGACCGTGATTTTGAACATACCGCCAGACGGGAGACCTCAGAAGAAATGGGTATAGAGCAGCATTATCTGCGAACCATCCGGGAACTTTCACCAATCTATATCCCACCCAGCAACTTCTATGTGCGCCCGTTTATCTCTTACACCCGTAAAAATCCCACCTTCGTACTTCAGGAAACTGAAGCAGTGGAACTGATTGAATTTCCGGTGTCATCATTACTGAGCCTCAGTGAGCAGCCGGCCATGGCGGTTTTGCCAGGCTCAAATGGTGTGGAAGTTCCTGTAATTTCTTTTAATGGCTACATGATTTGGGGCGCCACCTCTATGATCCTGAGCGAATTCAGCACATTGCTGAAAAAGTTGTAA
- a CDS encoding HU family DNA-binding protein, whose amino-acid sequence MTKAELVNTISTKLGTEKGETQKVVEAFMHEIRSAMYKGDNVYLRGFGSFIIKTRAAKTGRNISKNTAIEIPAHNIPAFKPSKTFTEKVKTKVAVNNN is encoded by the coding sequence ATGACAAAGGCAGAATTGGTAAATACCATCTCAACTAAATTGGGGACAGAGAAAGGTGAGACTCAGAAAGTTGTAGAAGCTTTCATGCACGAGATCAGAAGTGCAATGTACAAAGGAGACAATGTATATTTAAGAGGTTTCGGTTCTTTCATCATCAAGACCAGAGCTGCAAAAACGGGAAGAAACATATCCAAGAACACGGCAATTGAAATTCCCGCTCATAATATCCCTGCTTTTAAGCCATCCAAGACTTTCACAGAAAAGGTAAAAACCAAAGTAGCTGTAAACAATAACTAA
- a CDS encoding TIGR02117 family protein encodes MKKILFTALKIIGSIVAVVLLYVVLALTLPLIPVAADDVSEPKTVEVFLLTNGVHTDIVVPVTNQYMDWRTEIPVRDTKAGSGNFKYLSVGWGDKGFYLDTPTWAELKVSTALKAAFWLSESAMHCTFYNKMVVGKDCKRILLTETQYRKLVGFIQNKFDRDPNGKPILIRTDAVYGSNDAFYDAKGSYSFLDTCNTWTNRGLKIAGQKAALWTASDFGIFYHYE; translated from the coding sequence ATGAAAAAAATCTTATTCACCGCACTTAAAATAATCGGCTCCATTGTCGCAGTTGTGCTTTTGTATGTCGTTCTGGCTCTAACCCTGCCTCTGATTCCTGTGGCTGCCGATGATGTGTCCGAACCAAAGACAGTGGAGGTATTCCTGCTGACTAACGGAGTACATACCGATATAGTGGTACCGGTGACCAACCAATATATGGACTGGCGCACTGAAATACCTGTTCGTGATACTAAAGCAGGTTCCGGCAACTTTAAATACCTGTCCGTGGGCTGGGGCGACAAAGGTTTTTATCTGGATACACCCACCTGGGCTGAACTGAAGGTTTCAACCGCGCTGAAGGCAGCGTTTTGGCTCAGCGAATCGGCTATGCACTGTACTTTCTATAACAAAATGGTGGTAGGGAAGGATTGTAAGCGAATCCTGCTTACAGAAACGCAGTACAGGAAGCTTGTTGGTTTTATCCAAAATAAATTTGACCGTGACCCAAACGGAAAACCGATTCTCATCAGGACCGATGCGGTTTATGGCAGTAATGATGCTTTCTACGATGCAAAAGGAAGTTACAGTTTTCTGGATACCTGTAATACCTGGACCAACAGAGGGCTTAAAATTGCCGGACAAAAGGCGGCCTTGTGGACGGCTTCAGATTTCGGTATCTTCTACCATTATGAATGA
- a CDS encoding NAD(P)H-dependent flavin oxidoreductase: MSNFIDFGVADKMYQKSQNRVSALFNIKYPIVQGGMIWHSGWRLASAVSNCGGLGLIGAGSMYPDVLREHIQKCKAATDKPFGVNVPMLYPNLDEVISIILEEGVKIIFTSAGNPKTYTETLKKEGLKVAHVVSSTKFAQKCQVAGVDAVVAEGFEAGGHNGRDETTTFCLIPNVRKHIDIPLIAAGGIGLGTQMKAAMILGADGVQIGSRFAATQEASGHELWKEQITSLNEGDTQLTLKELAPVRLVKNKFFRDIEKLYDSGRNPQVLLTALGRARAKRGMFQGDLEEGELEIGQVSALIEEVLPVAEVFEQLMKEFEAAGNPSM, translated from the coding sequence ATGAGCAATTTTATTGATTTCGGCGTTGCCGACAAGATGTATCAGAAATCACAAAACCGGGTTTCAGCACTTTTCAATATTAAATACCCTATCGTTCAGGGCGGTATGATCTGGCATTCCGGCTGGCGTCTGGCCTCAGCGGTCTCCAACTGTGGCGGTCTGGGGCTTATAGGTGCCGGCAGTATGTATCCGGATGTGCTGCGTGAGCATATCCAAAAATGCAAAGCCGCTACAGACAAGCCTTTCGGCGTTAACGTGCCTATGCTCTATCCGAATCTGGATGAGGTGATCAGCATTATTCTGGAGGAAGGAGTGAAGATCATCTTCACCTCGGCCGGAAATCCGAAAACCTACACAGAAACGCTTAAGAAAGAAGGTCTGAAAGTGGCGCATGTAGTGTCATCCACCAAATTTGCACAGAAGTGCCAGGTGGCAGGTGTAGATGCTGTAGTGGCTGAAGGATTTGAAGCCGGGGGGCACAACGGCCGCGATGAGACTACTACATTCTGCCTTATCCCCAATGTTCGCAAACATATTGATATACCTCTGATAGCTGCCGGTGGAATAGGGCTGGGCACGCAAATGAAAGCAGCCATGATTTTGGGTGCAGACGGGGTGCAGATCGGCTCCAGGTTTGCCGCCACACAGGAAGCCAGTGGACATGAGTTATGGAAGGAGCAAATCACTTCCTTAAACGAAGGTGACACCCAGCTGACCCTAAAAGAACTTGCGCCTGTACGTTTGGTTAAAAATAAGTTCTTCCGGGACATTGAAAAACTTTATGACAGTGGCAGAAATCCTCAGGTGCTGTTGACGGCTCTGGGCAGGGCGCGGGCAAAGAGAGGTATGTTTCAAGGAGACCTGGAAGAGGGTGAGCTTGAAATTGGCCAGGTATCTGCGCTTATTGAAGAAGTGTTGCCGGTAGCAGAAGTTTTTGAGCAACTGATGAAAGAGTTTGAAGCTGCAGGGAACCCGTCGATGTAG
- the queG gene encoding tRNA epoxyqueuosine(34) reductase QueG, whose translation MYSSKQEKLSQLIKSKAKAFGFQDCGISHAGFLEEDARPLEDWLKKDYHGEMRYMENHFNKRLDPRLLVPGAKSVISLSYNYFPAETIPSLNNFKISKYAYGQDYHEIIKGILVEMVAELRDEIGGFDCRVFTDSAPVLERSWARKSGIGWVGKNANLITKQSGSFYFLAEIICDLDLAADQPTTDHCGTCRKCIDACPTEAIVSEKIIDGSKCISYATIELKEAIPEHFRDRMQDWMFGCDICQDVCPWNRFSAPHTQEKFRPNEKLKHFTKEDWQELDQELFSEVFRKSPVKRTKFAGLKRNISFLSGVRTIEG comes from the coding sequence ATGTACTCCTCAAAACAAGAAAAACTTTCACAACTGATCAAATCCAAGGCAAAGGCCTTCGGATTCCAGGACTGCGGCATCTCACACGCCGGATTTCTGGAGGAAGATGCGCGACCCCTGGAAGACTGGCTGAAAAAGGATTACCATGGGGAAATGCGTTATATGGAGAACCATTTCAATAAAAGACTGGACCCGCGGCTTCTGGTGCCCGGTGCGAAATCGGTGATATCGCTGTCCTATAACTATTTTCCGGCGGAGACGATTCCCAGTCTAAATAACTTCAAGATTTCGAAATATGCGTACGGGCAGGATTACCATGAGATCATTAAAGGAATTTTGGTGGAAATGGTAGCCGAACTCCGCGATGAGATCGGCGGTTTTGACTGCCGGGTGTTTACTGATTCGGCACCGGTGCTGGAGCGAAGCTGGGCCAGGAAGTCCGGTATTGGCTGGGTAGGGAAAAATGCCAACCTGATTACCAAACAAAGCGGTTCATTCTATTTCCTGGCAGAAATTATCTGCGATTTGGACCTGGCCGCAGATCAGCCCACGACTGACCATTGCGGCACCTGCAGGAAATGCATCGATGCCTGTCCTACGGAAGCGATCGTTTCGGAGAAAATCATTGACGGCAGTAAATGTATCTCTTATGCGACCATTGAACTTAAAGAAGCCATTCCGGAACACTTCCGCGACCGGATGCAGGACTGGATGTTTGGCTGCGATATCTGCCAGGACGTTTGCCCCTGGAACCGGTTTTCGGCGCCACACACGCAGGAGAAATTCCGGCCAAATGAAAAACTTAAGCATTTTACAAAGGAAGACTGGCAGGAGCTGGACCAGGAACTTTTTTCAGAGGTTTTCCGTAAATCTCCGGTGAAAAGGACCAAGTTTGCGGGTTTGAAAAGGAATATCTCTTTTTTGAGTGGGGTGAGAACGATAGAAGGTTAA